GGTGGATAATATTCCCAGCTACCTTGTCCTTCAGTGTAATAATTCAGAGATGTTTTCTGTACCATGTCTCAGAGGGTACCCAGCAGGATTGGGTCCCAGTTGCCCATAGTGGTGACTCTTTCGATCTGTCTCAGTTCCTCAGTCTTCCGCAGGATTTCCTGAaatcacttcccaaataaactacctgCACCCAAATCCTTATCCTATAGTCTATATTTGGGAAAACCCACCTACGATTCTTTTCAACAAGACTATCATGAGGTCTTTGTCAAGCACCTTGCTGAAATTCTGACATACTATACCTCTCatgcttttaaaaagacaaatgaggccgggtgcagtggctcacgcctgtcatcccagcactttgggaggccgaggtgggcggatcatgaggtcaggagatcgagaccatcctggctaacatggtgaaaccccgtctctactaaaaatacagaaaaattagccaggcatggtggcaggtgcctgtagtcccagctactcgggaggctgaggcagaagaatggcttgaacctgggaggtgaagcttgcagtgagctgagatcatgccactgcactcaagcctgagcaacagagtgagactcttgtctcaaaaaaaaaaaaaaaaaaagacaaacgaGTTTAGTCTGCCATATCATGTGATCACATGCCActatgtgcagctaatttttaaattttttgtagagatggggtcttgcgaTATTGGCCAGGCTCGTTTTGACttactggcctcaagcgatccccctgcctggAACTCCCAAAGCGTTGTAATAACAGTCATGAGACACTGCAACTGGCCCTGCCATACCTGATTTCTTACTAGGGAGATCCATGCTGGCTCCTGGTGGTTATGTTTCCTTTCCAAGTGCTCATGAAAATCCATTTAATAAGCTGTTAGTTAATTTGACAGTAAGCCCATTGCTATTTTACAAAACTATAAAGGATTTTCCAAGTTCCATTTTGCTTTGTCTAACAGtgattttttaatctgtaaaagtTAAAGGATGTATTATAGGCAAAAAAGAGAGGAAGTTATACTTCATATAACATAAGAGATTGACTACTGTTCGCATCAATTCATGTTTTACAATAGGCAACAACAGCTACACGCTTACTTGATGAAGGAGCTGATGACACAATCCAAAAGACACCACAGCCCCCCACAAAAGCCTCCAAACCAGTTGTCACCAACCCACTCACCTCTATTCAAGACAGAGGTCATTACCTTTAAGTATAATATTTCCCCTTTTTCCTAAGCAGTTTTGAAAATGGTTTTGTCAAAATATTATTGTCTAAATACTACTGTTTTGTCTAAATGTGAAATATCATTTTGCTGAAATAGCTTTTCTTTCTGGAAGACTGGCTTACATGACAATTTATGATTTGAATATCTAGTGGCAAAGCTTTGGAACATAGGCATTTACACATAAGCAGAAGGAAATCATTAATGCCAAACTTTTGCAACCAATATATATCTAAAAGCACCAAGGGCTTAAAATTTGAGCATCTCTATAAATCTCTTTCAGTTAATCAGAATGGAAATAATGAATAGCAAAGGCTTTATCAAATAAGATTACACAGTCAAGGTAGGGCAGTATTTTTCTTATGCTGAGTTTTATAAGACAAAAGCAAATtatcatttaaacatttatttaatataggttaaaatgtaatacataaagagaaaaaatgaactcaaatgTCAAACAGAAGAAAaccctttatattttattttggtcaACAAAAAGTCTGTGCATAACTCAGCAGCAGGCCTGAATTAAATTAAACCAAAGCTGCATTGTGATAGCCATCAATGTACAGACTGCCTGTCTGGCTTAGCACATCAAAAGTCTAATCAAGGCTCAAACCAACATCCTTAGAAatccaatatatatatatgaaaaaggcTTTCTTTCTCAGTTAAATTAGATAAATCTTAAAGTTGGGAAActactaaaaacaataaaaatttaaaactgtattttgcTAAAGGGCATAgagtaaataacaacaacaacaaaaaaaatgagaaaccaGAAACACTAAAATGTGTTTACATGTGAAAGAATCATCATGTTGATTTACGTCAAAGAACATCATATTTGTTTATCTTAATGCTTGGCATAGTTGGTTTTAaggttttagaaatatttttgaatttattattaaACAATAGGAACGTACTGTACagaatatttcaaaactgctacCAAGAAAACAAGTACAAATTCTACCTAGCAATATACGTTTCTTATCAACATACCTTTTCTCCTCACTGGTTTCAAACTGACAAAGGTGTAGGGAGAAAATAATTGAATGGTTTCTGAAGGCCACACTAGCCCTTTAGCCAAGAGTTCTGCTTCTGAATTATATAGAACATCTTGGTCCACagacaatggaatggatttttgGAGAGAGTGTCAATTTAGGGCTAAAGAAATACAGGGTGAGAATGAAGCCCTCAACAAAAGCTCCAAAAGGGCACAGAAACTGGTAAGTGACCTAAATATGGAGAGACAGGTGAGGAGAAAATACATAGTAAATGCTGGCTTGTTATTGCATtttattctctcccttctctcatcCATTCATCTTCTTAAGACTGCCTTCTGTGTCCTTTTGCAGGGAAATTATCTTACCCTTTAACATTTGTTCCTTCACTATTTTAACAAAAAgcctataagaaaaataataaattcaaggCTATTACTAAAAGcttgaataaaaataacaacaagccCTATGCTCCAATCAGTAAACTCGTTTCTTGGAATAAAATCTTCATTTGTGGAAATGGAATGATGTCTCTTAGTAGACAGTGTTCATTTAGGGTGTGATACTCTTACTTTTAGAAGCAGgaaaaattactaaatattaaTATGTGAAAAGTAAGGACTTTCCTTCTGAGGGATTATTGCTTTATGGACTTGACTTTGTTTATCCTTATAGTATATCACTGCCTTACATAACTGTGGATATGATGCCCAGTTTCTAATGATTTGTCCAAAATCGTCTGAGAAAACCAGGCCAATAAAAATATAGTGAAAACCTCTTGAAAATACAATTAttatagacccacataaataaaGTCTAATCTGAAGTCTGAAAGCTGATTTTATGTTGAATATAcgtcttttaaaaagtgttcttattgaacataaaatataaaataacattctggaaacaagtataaatattacatttattctGAGTCCAGATACTTTCTAAACTGTAGAAGTGCAGGATGGATTTGACTTATCCATTAGTAATACAGACTCATGAAAAGTTATGCTGCAAAAAATGCTGAACCTCCTCTGATAAATGATCTTTAAGATGGAGAGACTGAGGAAACTAAGTGAATGTTCATGTTCACTGCTGTAAATTTTCCTTATAATTGGTAAAAAGGCTACCCATAATAGAATTCACATTTTCAATGAATTCATAGTTTATCATCAAATAGAGTAAATGAAttaagatttcatttttaaaaataaagagacatatttatttgtaataactCTCTTTTTTTGGTAATAACTATCTTTAACaatgctattatttatttttacccatGGGGAATGCACAAGTACAAACATTGTTagcttatttaacatttattaaaaatacagactcTTTATACTAATGCAGAAGGATAAGCCTCTTCTTCCCACTCTAAAAATCTCTTCTTTGCTGTAAAGAATTCTCAGTGCATGTGAGCTAAGACTCTGGAGCACTCAGTAGAGAGGTGTGTGGGATGACCAGACAGAATCACTAGGTTTTCTCTGTTTTCAACTAGCTGAAAATAGGAACTCTAGTTCTAAATATTCAAAgtctaaatattagaaaaataagcaGAGGGGATATGacaaaatgcttttcaaaatacATGCCTGAGGTGAGACTGCTTGTATGTTTGCATGTGGTAGCTTCCAGATGAAATCTTCAGTTTTAATCTTCAGGTTCATATCTGGAGATATAAATTAAGAACACAATGTCAGGataccttttgttgttgttattaccaAATAAGTTTACTTGACGCAGTAGCACTATATTTCTCACTTCAAATTACTGTTATGGTAGAAGTTGGACACATTCAACTTTGTTTTGATGGTGACTCAGAGGGGATTTTTACATCAGGTAGGAGGATAGGCCAGATCACTGCTAAGACTCCAAGTCTCTATATTTGGCATTTAGACCTGTGGTAACTTCGTATAATTACCTCAATCATCATGTCGACAAGAATAGTTGATACGACTATATGAGTAAAGGGCTAGCAAATCTACTTCTCTAAggacaaatctcaccttgaattcccTTTCTAGCTCTGCTCCCCTGGAACTCTGATAAAGGTAAAATGTCAACTCAGTTTCCAGGCAAAACATCTGATGACCACATCTGGACCTGGAGGACTATGAATGAACTATAAATACGTGGTGGGAGCCACCACTTTAGGTTTCCCCCTGTGCGATGAGTTCTTTTAACTGGACATACCCTTAACTGGGTATCATGTGACTGCTAAGAGAGATACTAATCCTATGTAGAACACGGACTTCTAAGCCAAGCTGGTTATGACACCCATCTGCATGAATCTCATTCTCTCCAACTTAAACTGTCACTTAGGGGAACAGTAAGACCAGTTCTTGGACTGCTTAGAGTATACCACCAAGGAGAAGAGAACTACCTAATGCTGCCCTGCGAGCTTGCTGTGTTTCCTGTCTGACATCCTGCTAAGTGAATCCATTGCCAAGAGCAGCTTACTGTAGGCCTGTGTGGGTCTAAAGGCCTAGATGAACCTAAAAAGAAGCCCTGGTGGGCATTATAGATAAGGTCAGGCCAGAGCTCCTCCACTTTCCTCAAATGAAGGCTTCCGGACTAAACGATCCAGCAACTACCACCAGCTTGACCTCTCTGGAACAAGCTTAGATTTAACAGAGAACAAACATCAATCCAGAGAGAGAAATCCAAAGGCAGGATCAGTGTGGCTTACTGTGCCAGTCTTTTCCTCAGATCTTTGATTTGGTCATTCTTCTTGGTAAGAATCTCTTTCATGTTTCGATAAGCTGCTGTTTGctgaaatttcttttctaattcctGCTTAGTAAAAAATGTCAGCCCATTACTAAAAAAATAGTTAAGGAAAGAGATAAGAAATGTGATAAAAATACGTAGTTTTTTTTGCTTGAATTTTACTAGTATTTTGCTAatgattttctaatttccttaaaggacacatttatataaaactaaGACTatccaaactttaaaaatatattctttcaaaTGAGAAGCCATAAAATAGTAACATTTTCCCAAGTACAGTGTTGGTAAATAACTCAAGCCCTGGATATGATAAATCTATTTGAAATATTAAACTAATTTTCCTGTAAAATAAGCACACTTTTTTCCCAAGTCCCATAGTAGTGTATTTtagcaaaatgatttttaatttagttaaattttagctcccatattcttttttcccattttttatatgaaaaaatttttaatttttttatagagatgggggtcttgctatgttggccaggctggtcttgaactcctgggctcaagcaatcctcccatcttggcctcccaaagtgctgggattacaggcacaagccactgcacccggcctcaactCCCATATTCTTAAGAGTCTAATCCCCAAAGTGAAGAATCTAGCtctctacatattttatataaattatgacGAAAGTATAGAAGTCCTTAAAAAAAACAGTCCCTCATCCCTCTGCAGGCTGTGGGAAGAAGGAGCAGAAGAGCAACATGGTGGGATGTAGGGCAAGATTCAAGCCACCTACAGAGGAGCATTTCACTATGCCATAGAGGGAGAGGAGATGTCTTATTATCACAGATATTTTAGTACCAAAGATGGAAGAATATCAGTGCACGGAAATGATTAATCTTTAGAACATATTGGCTAATACCTTgagaaaaaataatctgaattTGCAGTTGTCCAGCGTTTATCTTAGCCACATGTATTCCTCTATACTGTGTGCATTAATCATACATTAACAGACAAATCCCTTAAACATGGTCTTCTGACCTTTTCAGCCATGTGCAGCTGCTCCTGAACCCTGAGTAGATCGTGCTTGGCTGTCGCCAGATTCTCCTCCAGTGACTTCTGGTTTTCTGTCTTGTCATTAAGTGTCTTCTGAAACTCACTCTTTAAGGCAGCGACAGTGTTTTCCAAGTTACTCAAGTCTTGGGCCTTTATAAAAtcctatgaaaaataaatgcatgcatgTAATTTCATGTTGATATTCTAAAAATAACTGTTTTAGAATGGTGATTCAACATCATAggagattaaaaaaatgatgtatgTTGTGTGTGCATGCCAGCCTCCCTTGCCAGCCTAGGTAAGTGCCAGCCCCTTCAGAGTCACCAGCAGGCCAGTCCATTGTCAGCCCTGGGTACGTGGTGTCTTGCACACAGCCGACACTCAGTAGCCACTGAAttccaaatacataaaatatgattcgTGAACTGCTGGTATTTCCGTCCAAGATGTGTGTACCAGGGTTGAGATGGCAAACAGGTTTCATTTTGAaaagccaaatttaaaaaaatcctcaaagaagtttgAATTCttcaaaatgatagaaaaaatgataaaagtaatATAATTTATACCAAAAACTTAATAGACACATGTTTTAGTCATTATTTACAAGGAAATAATATGAGAGCACAATTACTGATTACAtggttttctaaatttttaagattttaagttttttatattCATGAGATATGTACAATTTTTGCATACTTTGACAACTATAGCATAAGACAGGCActggatcttctctcttcctgGATCTTGTTTTTGACTGGATAAGATTCATGacagaaaaaacatttgtatTGATAAGACAGTAAAATGGTCTACAATTGGTTAATATGCAGATGAAGAAACACTTAGTACTTTCAAGTggctctcacgcctgtaattccaatactttaggaggccaagggaggaggactgcttgagcccaggaaattgagaccagcctgcgcaacagagcaagaccctgtctccacaaaaaatataaaaaattagccaggcatggtggcacatgcctgtggtcccaaccacttgggaggctgaggtgggaggatcgcttgagccggtgaggtcaaggttgtagtgagccatggttgcaccactgcactccagcctgggcaacagaataaggccctgtctcaaaaaaaaaaaaaaaaaaaaagtactttcaacagaagaaaaaaaaatctttcctcatTTTTGAAATCTGGTCtttgaaaaaaagattttatttcactGCAACTAATAAAAGCACATATTCACTGGTTGTTCTTGTGTCCAAAATCTTAAAGTAAAATTGGAGCAAAGCCCCAAAAAGCTTTTAAACAAATTCATCATCCAAATGTGTTTGCAATTGTTTGACTTAGGAGAAATTATAAAGTGGTTCTGGAACATTCGTGTTTTTATAAATCTATTGTCATTGGCATATAATGGTTGAAAATCATTAGCTATATAAGAAGTATcctcctatttaaaaaatatctacagATAAAATGGTTCAATGtctgagatttgcttcaaaaAAACATGGCTGGTGGGAAGAAGAAAGTAGAGGTACAAATGAAACCAGACTGGCCATGCATTGGTAACTGCTAAATAGAGTGAAGAGTGCATGGgggttcattatactattctctctacttttgtgtatgtttgaaatttttcatagagaaaaGATTAGCAAAAGCCCAGTGAAGCAGATTTTGGGATTGTTTACCAGACATTTGCAATGAGAGTATGACCACTAGAAAAGCCAATGCTGTACTGAATATCTACCCAAATGGTCCTGCTCACAGGAAATCATACTGCAGCATGCATACTCAACAGAAAGTCCACAGGAGACAGACTGTACATACAATGACTTCCTGCAGGCGGAGTGACATTCAGTCATTACATTCAGACAAGCATGAAGAACTACAACACTGGATTTCATTGTACTCTACGGTGCCGGCGGGTACAGATGCATCTGCAGATTCATAATCATTTTGTCACACTCATCAAAGGCAAACTTAAGTAATGTTCAGTATAATAAAACCCAAATATAAACcaattaaaaacttttcttttcattttctttcccctcCACTGTAATTGGATGTCAAAGTGAGAggggaaacttaaaaaaaaaaagtgagagtaTCTTGCATACCAGGAAAATtgtagaaaaacttaaaaaataaatgtgagaaTATCTTGCAGGCCAGGGAAACTGCAGGAAATGGTGAGAATATCTTGCATGCCAGGGAAACTGCAGGTGTGTGAGCTATGTACTGTCCCCTCTGCCCTGGAGGATGGACAGAGGGAAGGCCACTGGTTCTCACCAGGCCTTTTGGGGGCAAGGATGTCCCAACACATGACAATAGAGGCATTCGTCTCAGGGAGTAGCAGGGGTGGGGTACAGTGAGCAGTAACTAAGACTTAATTTTAAGTTTATAACTTCATTCTacttagaaaatgtgaaaaaggtAGCTAAAACTTGTTTCACCTTTTGATTTCCTTGATCAAGCTGTAAATCTTGCAGTGCTTTTTCTAGTTTTGACTTTTCATCCAGTGCATTTGTAGCCTATAGTGAAGTTTAAACAAAACACTCAGTATTTAATCTGTAGGCAGTTCAATAATTGTGTCAAAACATTTCTCAGTTACCTGTATTTCAATGGTCTTCAACCTTGACTTCAATTTCTCATTCTCTTCTTGAAGTCTTAAAATTTCCTTTGTGagtaaattcaaattttattatattaaccaaaatattttaatatttgaaattattacaTGTGTCacttaaaaatctaatttttaaatttaaattacataataGCTCAAAAATGTACTGCTGATATTTTGGTAATATCCCAATTTCATCCAGCCTATCAGCCTCAGTATCTGTGAGTCAGCTTTGGATCTAAGACatctagtttcttttctttcagtttctcaGACACATCTTTCCTCTTTCAGTcctctgttttcatatttttttccaaagaccCCCTTCCCTGCCATCTCTCTCCTAGCTGGTCCTGCAAATCCTGGGTCTATTCTCAGCCTACACTGCACACTGTTGCCCCTTATCCTGAGAATTCCTTCACTTCAG
This region of Gorilla gorilla gorilla isolate KB3781 chromosome 2, NHGRI_mGorGor1-v2.1_pri, whole genome shotgun sequence genomic DNA includes:
- the LZTFL1 gene encoding leucine zipper transcription factor-like protein 1 isoform X2, with product MRFARSKRGLRLKTVDSCFQDLKESRLVEETFTIDEVSEVLNGLQAVVHSEVESELINTAYTNVLLLRQLFAQAEKWYLKLQTDISELENRELLEQVAEFEKAEITSSNKKPILDVTKSKLAPLNEGGTAELLNKEILRLQEENEKLKSRLKTIEIQATNALDEKSKLEKALQDLQLDQGNQKDFIKAQDLSNLENTVAALKSEFQKTLNDKTENQKSLEENLATAKHDLLRVQEQLHMAEKELEKKFQQTAAYRNMKEILTKKNDQIKDLRKRLAQYEPED